The following are encoded in a window of Oncorhynchus mykiss isolate Arlee chromosome Y, USDA_OmykA_1.1, whole genome shotgun sequence genomic DNA:
- the ccdc169 gene encoding coiled-coil domain containing 169 — MGDADFSKYDLARLQDELAQEREMKEMLQESVCDLGSTMTELEERLNSVNLEGNEWKTRYDTQVELNGRLERQIALVHEKMEDLRRNPMDRLASIRSYYEVPVDALRQRLKVLTNEKAALQGQLLDCRLRIEQEGKAFYKANAVRRVYLSEIAKLSSTLDVTRRQYQVQPQRERAPESQQYPVQPHRAPESYMRKGKQTSKQSGREGGSDRGSEEGRGRGGGKEGGRGVRKAELGSRLPILKH; from the exons ATGGGAGATGCGGACTTCAGCAAATACGATTTAGCACGTTTACAGGACGAGTTGgcgcaggagagagagatgaa AGAGATGCTGCAGGAGTCTGTGTGTGATCTGGGGAGCACTATGACAGAGTTGGAGGAGAGACTAAACAGTGTGAACCTTGAGG gtaacgagtggaagacCCGGTACGACACGCAGGTGGAGCTGAACGGTCGGCTGGAACGTCAGATAGCACTTGTTCACGAAAAAATGGAGGACCTGCGGAGAAACCCCATGG ATCGATTAGCCTCAATACGATCCTATTATGAGGTCCCAGTG GATGCACTGAGGCAGAGGCTGAAGGTCCTGACCAATGAGAAGGCAGCGCTGCAGGGTCAGCTGTTAGACTGCAGACTGAGGATCGAACAGGAGGGGAAG GCCTTTTATAAAGCCAACGCGGTGAGGCGTGTGTATCTGTCAGAAATAGCTAAG TTGTCATCAACCCTGGATGTCACCAGGCGTCAATACCAGGTCCAGCCACAGAGGGAGAGGGCGCCAGAGAGCCAGCAGTACCCTGTCCAGCCACACAGGGCACCAGAGAGCTATATGAGGAA GGGGAAGCAGACCAGTAAGCagtcaggaagagagggaggaagtgacAGAGGAAGtgaggaaggaagaggaagaggaggaggaaaagagggaggaagaggagtcaGGAAGGCTGAGTTGGGGAGCAGGTTACCCATACTGAAACACTGA
- the sparta gene encoding spartin a isoform X1 — translation MSLAEPAELLLIRDQYDRALECLTRGLAADQAGQGAQALELYRRGRQHLTLGLEVPTRGPQNQGAPWDTARQLQQKMRETLTNISTRLANMETAGVGTAGQGGPALVDLVDLSSQCLYPTLGPLVPPMPLPGSSNPLPHLYPTLPPGATPTDSLSAGATGITMAPSLPILPALPLGLPGEQPPAYTPQPTDGHHSLAYSPAGGGGLGLGGQRVGGPPQPKGGVGGDGEELLFLPRGVQMFFVSSDGQVSAPSYPGYLRIIRFSSQLKDMANGGASAFLHVCDWLYPLTPDTPVLLSTSGIFMFPDTMAGIPGSYVGVVLSSELPAADRHAFQDLLSQLTELRVQAPEEGAGSEIMNLSEKVPIGPPVEVAGAGTGEEELPLPEWSEKMSQGILAGASWLSKGFVRGAEATGKAIQKGASKLREHITPENVPAEVSPGVTKGLHHAKQATGGAVRVSQFLVDGVCTVVGCVGEKLAPHVKKHGSKLIPESMKNTKDGRSNLDGAMVVAVSSIKGLSAMWTGLETGAKNIGKSVTSETVMTVKHKYGDDVSKATDTGIQSVINVGVAAFNVDNLGIKGVLKTAGKQTAKAVVRERNDTPQVAVGDHNHNRGPEEKEMWERKKDEDDKK, via the exons ATGTCGTTGGCAGAGCCAGCAGAGTTGCTGCTGATAAGGGACCAGTATGACCGTGCGTTGGAGTGTCTGACCAGGGGCCTGGCGGCTGACCAGGCAGGGCAGGGGGCCCAGGCCCTGGAGCTGTACAGGAGGGGCCGGCAGCACCTAACCCTGGGCCTGGAGGTCCCTACCAGGGGGCCACAGAACCAGGGAGCCCCCTGGGACACGGCCAGGCAGTTGCAGCAGAAGATGAGGGAGACTCTAACTAACATCAGCACCCGACTAGCAAACATGGAGACAGCAGGGGTGGGGACGGCGGGCCAGGGAGGCCCAGCGTTGGTGGATCTAGTGGATCTCTCTTCCCAGTGTCTCTATCCCACCCTGGGGCCATTGGTGCCCCCTATGCCGCTGCCTGGTTCCTCCaaccccctcccccatctctacCCCACACTGCCACCCGGGGCTACCCCAACAGACAGCCTCTCTGCCGGGGCTACAGGCATCACCATGGCCCCCTCCCTGCCCATCCTCCCTGCCCTGCCCCTGGGGCTCCCAGGAGAGCAGCCCCCAGCCTACACCCCCCAGCCCACCGACGGGCACCACAGCCTGGCTTATAGCCCAGCCGGAGGAGGGGGTCTGGGGCTGGGGGGGCAGAGGGTGGGGGGACCTCCACAGCCCAAGGGAGGGGTAGGGGGGGACGGAGAGGAGCTTTTGTTCCTCCCTCGGGGGGTGCAGATGTTTTTCGTGTCGTCGGATGGCCAGGTGAGCGCCCCATCGTACCCGGGTTATCTACGCATCATCAGGTTCAGCAGCCAGCTCAAAGACATGGCCAACGGAGGAGCATCAGCCTTCCTACAC gtgtGTGACTGGCTGTACCCCCTGACTCCAGACACCCCAGTGCTTCTGTCTACCTCTGGGATCTTTATGTTTCCTGACACCATGGCGGGGATACCCGGGTCCTACGTAGGGGTTGTGCTGTCCTCTGAACTGCCTGCAGCTGACAGACATGCCTTTCAGGACCTCCTCTCACAACTCACTGAGCTACGGGTACAG GCTCCAGAGGAGGGGGCAGGGTCAGAGATCATGAACCTGAGTGAGAAGGTTCCCATTGGTCCCCCTGTGGAGGTGGCGGGAGCAGGGACAGGGGAGGAAGAACTCCCCCTACCTGAATGGAGCGAGAAGATGTCCCAAGGCATCCTGGCAG GTGCATCGTGGCTGAGTAAAGGGTTTGTGCGTGGAGCGGAGGCCACAGGTAAGGCCATCCAGAAAGGAGCGTCTAAGCTGAGAGAACACATCACCCCAGAGAACGTCCCGGCTGAGGTCAGCCCTGGCGTTACCAAGGGCCTGCACCACGCAAAACAGGCCACCGGGGGCGCTGTTCGCGTCAGTCAGTTCCTAG TGGACGGAGTGTGTACCGTAGTAGGCTGTGTGGGGGAGAAGCTGGCTCCGCATGTAAAGAAACATGGCAGTAAACTTATCCCTGAGTCCATGAAGAACACTAAAGATGGCCGCTCCAACCTGGATGGCGCTATGGTGGTGGCAGTCAGCAGCATAAAgg GTCTCTCCGCTATGTGGACTGGTTTGGAAACTGGAGCTAAGAACATCGGCAAGAGTGTCACCTCTGAGACGGTCATGACCGTGAAGCATAA GTACGGCGATGACGTGAGCAAAGCCACGGACACGGGCATCCAATCAGTGATCAACGTGGGCGTGGCCGCGTTCAACGTGGACAACTTGGGTATCAAGGGTGTCCTGAAGACCGCCGGAAAACAGACCGCTAAAGCTGTGGTCAGAGAGCGAAACGATACCCCGCAGGTTGCAGTCGGAGACCACAACCACAACAGAGGaccagaggagaaagagatgtgggagaggaagaaggatgaggatGACAAGAAATAG
- the sparta gene encoding spartin a isoform X2, whose translation MSLAEPAELLLIRDQYDRALECLTRGLAADQAGQGAQALELYRRGRQHLTLGLEVPTRGPQNQGAPWDTARQLQQKMRETLTNISTRLANMETAGVGTAGQGGPALVDLVDLSSQCLYPTLGPLVPPMPLPGSSNPLPHLYPTLPPGATPTDSLSAGATGITMAPSLPILPALPLGLPGEQPPAYTPQPTDGHHSLAYSPAGGGGLGLGGQRVGGPPQPKGGVGGDGEELLFLPRGVQMFFVSSDGQVSAPSYPGYLRIIRFSSQLKDMANGGASAFLHVCDWLYPLTPDTPVLLSTSGIFMFPDTMAGIPGSYVGVVLSSELPAADRHAFQDLLSQLTELRVQAPEEGAGSEIMNLSEKVPIGPPVEVAGAGTGEEELPLPEWSEKMSQGILAGASWLSKGFVRGAEATGKAIQKGASKLREHITPENVPAEVSPGVTKGLHHAKQATGGAVRVSQFLVDGVCTVVGCVGEKLAPHVKKHGSKLIPESMKNTKDGRSNLDGAMVVAVSSIKGLSAMWTGLETGAKNIGKSVTSETVMTVKHKFRGLEGLLDNPSN comes from the exons ATGTCGTTGGCAGAGCCAGCAGAGTTGCTGCTGATAAGGGACCAGTATGACCGTGCGTTGGAGTGTCTGACCAGGGGCCTGGCGGCTGACCAGGCAGGGCAGGGGGCCCAGGCCCTGGAGCTGTACAGGAGGGGCCGGCAGCACCTAACCCTGGGCCTGGAGGTCCCTACCAGGGGGCCACAGAACCAGGGAGCCCCCTGGGACACGGCCAGGCAGTTGCAGCAGAAGATGAGGGAGACTCTAACTAACATCAGCACCCGACTAGCAAACATGGAGACAGCAGGGGTGGGGACGGCGGGCCAGGGAGGCCCAGCGTTGGTGGATCTAGTGGATCTCTCTTCCCAGTGTCTCTATCCCACCCTGGGGCCATTGGTGCCCCCTATGCCGCTGCCTGGTTCCTCCaaccccctcccccatctctacCCCACACTGCCACCCGGGGCTACCCCAACAGACAGCCTCTCTGCCGGGGCTACAGGCATCACCATGGCCCCCTCCCTGCCCATCCTCCCTGCCCTGCCCCTGGGGCTCCCAGGAGAGCAGCCCCCAGCCTACACCCCCCAGCCCACCGACGGGCACCACAGCCTGGCTTATAGCCCAGCCGGAGGAGGGGGTCTGGGGCTGGGGGGGCAGAGGGTGGGGGGACCTCCACAGCCCAAGGGAGGGGTAGGGGGGGACGGAGAGGAGCTTTTGTTCCTCCCTCGGGGGGTGCAGATGTTTTTCGTGTCGTCGGATGGCCAGGTGAGCGCCCCATCGTACCCGGGTTATCTACGCATCATCAGGTTCAGCAGCCAGCTCAAAGACATGGCCAACGGAGGAGCATCAGCCTTCCTACAC gtgtGTGACTGGCTGTACCCCCTGACTCCAGACACCCCAGTGCTTCTGTCTACCTCTGGGATCTTTATGTTTCCTGACACCATGGCGGGGATACCCGGGTCCTACGTAGGGGTTGTGCTGTCCTCTGAACTGCCTGCAGCTGACAGACATGCCTTTCAGGACCTCCTCTCACAACTCACTGAGCTACGGGTACAG GCTCCAGAGGAGGGGGCAGGGTCAGAGATCATGAACCTGAGTGAGAAGGTTCCCATTGGTCCCCCTGTGGAGGTGGCGGGAGCAGGGACAGGGGAGGAAGAACTCCCCCTACCTGAATGGAGCGAGAAGATGTCCCAAGGCATCCTGGCAG GTGCATCGTGGCTGAGTAAAGGGTTTGTGCGTGGAGCGGAGGCCACAGGTAAGGCCATCCAGAAAGGAGCGTCTAAGCTGAGAGAACACATCACCCCAGAGAACGTCCCGGCTGAGGTCAGCCCTGGCGTTACCAAGGGCCTGCACCACGCAAAACAGGCCACCGGGGGCGCTGTTCGCGTCAGTCAGTTCCTAG TGGACGGAGTGTGTACCGTAGTAGGCTGTGTGGGGGAGAAGCTGGCTCCGCATGTAAAGAAACATGGCAGTAAACTTATCCCTGAGTCCATGAAGAACACTAAAGATGGCCGCTCCAACCTGGATGGCGCTATGGTGGTGGCAGTCAGCAGCATAAAgg GTCTCTCCGCTATGTGGACTGGTTTGGAAACTGGAGCTAAGAACATCGGCAAGAGTGTCACCTCTGAGACGGTCATGACCGTGAAGCATAA ATTTCGGGGTCTAGAAGGTCTTTTAGACAACCCCTCTAACTGA